A stretch of Lathyrus oleraceus cultivar Zhongwan6 chromosome 6, CAAS_Psat_ZW6_1.0, whole genome shotgun sequence DNA encodes these proteins:
- the LOC127091198 gene encoding nucleolar protein 16: MGGSRRKYKNSRPKVRVGLPKKNPKVLKPAFTIPPKLLQSLAEDPKWDEKGSVTQNYNSFGVVNDPNSLNDNLQAPSVSDDPNDSGSDLEEDDLKSALGKRRRDGKSALPQPLTSIQRLYISRLVEKYGADFQRMMMDIKLNPMQHSVATLEKLCMSYYIYKNKNPLIVGR; the protein is encoded by the exons ATGGGAGGTTCACGAAGAAAATACAAGAATTCTCGACCTAAGGTTCGTGTGGGTCTTCCAAAGAAGAACCCTAAAGTTTTGAAACCCGCTTTCACCATTCCTCCCAAACTGTTACAATCCCTTGCAGAAGACCCTAAATGGGATGAAAAAGGAAGCGTCACACAAAACTACAACTCCTTCGGTGTCGTCAATGACCCTAACTCCCTCAACGATAATCTTCAAGCTCCTTCTGTTTCCGATGACCCCAACGATTCCGGCAGTGATCTCGAAGAAGACG ATTTGAAATCGGCACTGGGAAAGAGGAGAAGAGATGGTAAAAGTGCACTTCCTCAACCTTTGACTTCAATTCAGCGTCTTTATATTAGTCGGCTAGTTGAAAAATATGGAGCTGATTTTCAg AGAATGATGATGGATATAAAGCTAAATCCTATGCAGCATTCAGTTGCGACTTTAGAGAAATTGTGCATGAGCTATTACATATACAAGAACAAGAATCCGCTTATTGTTGGAAGATGA